The Leptospira bouyouniensis genome contains a region encoding:
- the uvrA gene encoding excinuclease ABC subunit UvrA has translation MKEENKLSDVDSFIRIRGAREHNLKNLNLDIPRDKLVVITGLSGSGKSSLAFDTIYAEGQRRYVESLSSYARQFLGQMEKPEVDQIEGLSPAISIEQKTTHRNPRSTVGTVTEIYDYLRLLYARVGKPHCPKCGTAISSLSVDQITDRINIFPEGTKLQILAPVIQGKKGEHREVLERYKKEGFNRVRVNGEVYSLEDEIPLKKNFKADIDIVVDRIVMKPGIQSRLSDSVETALKTADGIVVVEDGEKDHLFSQKLSCPKCDDVSIPELTPRLFSFNSPFGACSQCDGLGALLEFDEALLVTDREASLAEGCIEAWGGSKSNSYWYMATIQALSKKLKFNLNTAWKDLPEKIRNTILHGDASIHIDYDFRGANSHYEFSKNYEGVIPNLKRRYKETKSDSMRQWFESFMTNHDCDECHGKRLRKEALAVKVQGIGIDTYTGFSIEKALEFTKKSEYKGSEDTISKPILKEILQRLHFLNDVGVGYLNLSRSAGTLSGGEMQRIRLATQIGSRLMGVLYILDEPSIGLHQRDNTKLVQTLKGLRNLGNTVLVVEHDKETMEEADYIVDMGPGAGVHGGEIVAFGTPEQIKKNKHSVTGKFLSGEKRISKPETRRVGNGKFLKITGATHNNLKNVDVSIPLGTLTVVTGVSGSGKSTLINEILYKELASSVMGMKLVPGKHKKILGKDQIDKVINIDQSAIGRTPRSNPATYTGLFTFVRDLYSGLEEAKVRGYGPGRFSFNVAGGRCEKCEGDGILKIEMHFLPDIYVECEVCKGKRYNRETLEVKYKGKNISDVLGMTVEEAVVFFENIPNLKRKLDTLMDVGLGYIKLGQAATTFSGGEAQRIKLSTELSKRPTGKTLYILDEPTTGLHFEDIEKLLSVLQVLVDKGNSMVIIEHNLDVIKAADYIIDIGPEGGDGGGEVIATGTPEEVAAVKASFTGQYLKKVLQEENELDAKMAKRKGK, from the coding sequence ATGAAAGAGGAAAACAAGCTATCCGATGTGGATTCCTTTATTCGTATTCGTGGCGCTCGTGAACATAACCTAAAAAACCTAAACCTTGACATTCCGAGAGACAAACTAGTGGTCATCACTGGACTATCTGGTTCTGGAAAGTCTTCGCTTGCCTTTGATACCATTTATGCCGAAGGGCAAAGGCGGTATGTCGAATCCCTTTCCAGTTATGCCAGGCAATTCCTTGGACAAATGGAAAAACCCGAGGTGGACCAAATTGAGGGATTAAGCCCCGCAATCTCCATCGAACAAAAAACCACACACCGTAACCCTCGTTCTACTGTGGGAACGGTAACAGAAATTTATGACTACTTGCGTTTGTTATATGCTCGAGTGGGGAAACCACATTGCCCTAAGTGTGGAACGGCAATTTCCAGTTTATCCGTCGACCAAATCACAGACAGGATCAATATTTTTCCTGAAGGAACCAAGTTACAAATCCTTGCGCCTGTTATCCAGGGAAAAAAAGGGGAACATAGAGAGGTCCTCGAACGATATAAAAAAGAGGGTTTCAACCGAGTGCGTGTGAATGGGGAAGTATACTCTCTAGAAGACGAAATCCCCTTAAAGAAAAACTTCAAAGCAGATATCGATATCGTTGTAGACAGGATTGTGATGAAACCGGGAATCCAATCTCGATTGTCTGACTCTGTGGAAACAGCTTTAAAAACAGCGGATGGAATCGTTGTGGTAGAAGATGGGGAAAAAGATCATCTGTTTTCCCAAAAACTATCCTGTCCCAAATGTGATGATGTGAGTATCCCTGAACTCACACCTAGACTTTTTTCCTTTAACTCCCCATTTGGTGCTTGTTCCCAATGTGATGGACTTGGTGCACTTCTTGAGTTTGATGAGGCGCTTCTTGTGACAGATCGAGAAGCATCTCTTGCGGAAGGTTGTATTGAAGCATGGGGAGGATCCAAATCCAATTCGTATTGGTATATGGCCACCATACAAGCGTTATCGAAAAAATTAAAATTTAACTTAAATACAGCTTGGAAGGATTTACCAGAAAAAATTCGGAATACGATTTTACATGGTGATGCTTCCATCCATATCGATTATGATTTTAGGGGAGCCAATTCTCATTATGAATTTTCGAAAAATTACGAAGGTGTGATCCCCAATCTAAAACGTCGTTATAAAGAAACCAAATCGGATTCGATGCGCCAATGGTTTGAATCTTTTATGACAAACCATGATTGTGATGAATGCCATGGGAAACGTTTGCGAAAGGAAGCACTGGCAGTCAAAGTACAAGGCATTGGGATAGATACGTATACTGGTTTCTCCATCGAGAAGGCGTTAGAGTTTACCAAAAAATCAGAATACAAAGGTTCAGAAGATACAATCTCTAAACCCATATTAAAGGAGATACTACAAAGGCTCCATTTCTTAAATGATGTGGGAGTTGGGTATTTGAATTTAAGTCGTTCTGCAGGAACACTTTCCGGTGGAGAGATGCAGCGGATCAGGCTCGCCACTCAAATTGGATCTAGGCTAATGGGAGTGCTTTATATCTTAGATGAACCATCCATTGGACTCCACCAACGGGACAATACGAAGCTCGTGCAAACTTTAAAGGGCTTACGTAATTTAGGAAATACAGTCCTTGTTGTGGAACATGACAAAGAGACCATGGAAGAAGCAGATTACATTGTTGACATGGGACCCGGTGCTGGGGTCCATGGAGGCGAAATTGTTGCTTTTGGAACTCCCGAACAAATCAAGAAGAACAAACACTCTGTAACAGGTAAGTTTTTATCTGGAGAAAAACGAATTTCAAAACCGGAAACAAGGCGAGTGGGGAATGGTAAGTTCTTAAAGATTACGGGAGCAACGCATAACAACCTTAAGAATGTAGATGTTTCTATCCCACTGGGAACACTAACGGTAGTTACGGGAGTATCTGGTTCTGGTAAGTCAACCTTAATCAATGAGATCCTTTATAAGGAACTAGCAAGTTCTGTGATGGGAATGAAACTTGTTCCCGGCAAACACAAAAAAATCCTAGGAAAAGACCAAATCGATAAGGTCATCAATATTGACCAATCTGCCATCGGAAGGACCCCTCGTTCAAACCCTGCCACTTATACTGGTTTATTTACCTTTGTGCGTGATCTTTATAGTGGATTAGAAGAAGCAAAAGTGCGTGGGTATGGGCCTGGGCGTTTTAGTTTTAATGTGGCTGGTGGAAGGTGTGAAAAATGTGAAGGTGATGGGATTTTAAAAATCGAAATGCATTTTTTACCGGACATCTATGTTGAGTGTGAGGTCTGTAAAGGCAAACGATACAACCGTGAGACCCTAGAGGTAAAATACAAAGGGAAAAATATCTCCGATGTACTCGGGATGACAGTGGAAGAAGCTGTTGTGTTCTTTGAAAATATCCCAAACCTCAAACGGAAACTGGATACCTTAATGGATGTTGGCCTTGGTTATATCAAATTGGGACAAGCAGCTACTACCTTTTCCGGTGGTGAAGCCCAAAGGATCAAACTCTCCACGGAGCTTTCCAAACGACCCACAGGAAAAACACTCTATATTTTAGATGAACCAACAACAGGCCTTCACTTTGAAGACATTGAAAAATTATTATCCGTTTTGCAGGTGTTAGTTGATAAAGGAAATTCAATGGTGATCATTGAACATAATTTAGATGTGATCAAAGCTGCAGATTATATTATCGATATAGGGCCGGAAGGAGGAGATGGTGGGGGAGAAGTTATTGCCACTGGGACTCCCGAAGAGGTAGCAGCAGTGAAAGCCTCTTTTACAGGACAATATTTAAAAAAAGTCCTCCAAGAGGAAAACGAGTTGGATGCCAAAATGGCCAAACGAAAGGGAAAATAA
- a CDS encoding L-threonylcarbamoyladenylate synthase, with the protein MKTLISSDVRLLADLIRKGGVVVFPTETVYGIGASSTNEEACKRIYQIKGRPSDNPLIAHFDSIESIEKVCVVNDLAKRLLQEFSPGPLTLVLPKLDGTIFPKEISTLAVRIPKNPILRKWIEACGSPISAPSANLSGRPSLTRMTDVVRYFDGVVDGIFLAEEPSLGIESTVVGMHLNPPVLLRPGSIESKDLRQFLPNLMVPKSFQVKGEAIPESPGMKYKHYSPKANVILCQPAEFQSRFQKQKENSDYAWIGFSFPGMDMGKDGLEPGLKPFERIKPVFSNQEYSSVLYAFFEFCDLKGIDTIYCEEPTLGEGREALLNRLEKASQLE; encoded by the coding sequence ATGAAAACCCTGATCTCTTCGGATGTTCGTTTGCTTGCGGACCTCATCCGAAAAGGAGGGGTGGTTGTGTTTCCGACAGAAACTGTTTACGGGATTGGTGCTTCGAGTACGAACGAAGAGGCTTGCAAACGAATTTACCAAATCAAAGGTAGACCGAGTGATAACCCCCTTATTGCCCATTTTGATTCCATTGAGTCCATTGAAAAAGTTTGTGTCGTAAATGATTTAGCCAAACGATTGTTACAGGAGTTCTCTCCTGGTCCTTTAACCTTAGTCCTTCCCAAACTAGATGGAACTATTTTTCCGAAAGAGATCAGCACACTGGCAGTTCGTATTCCTAAAAACCCTATTTTACGCAAATGGATTGAAGCTTGTGGAAGTCCCATTTCTGCCCCATCTGCCAATCTTTCGGGAAGGCCATCACTTACTCGCATGACAGATGTTGTGCGTTATTTTGATGGAGTTGTGGATGGTATATTTCTGGCTGAAGAACCAAGTTTAGGAATTGAATCTACGGTTGTGGGAATGCACCTAAACCCACCGGTCCTACTTAGGCCTGGTTCCATAGAATCAAAGGATTTACGTCAATTTTTACCCAATTTAATGGTACCAAAATCCTTTCAGGTGAAAGGAGAGGCCATTCCAGAGAGTCCCGGGATGAAGTACAAACACTATTCTCCGAAGGCAAACGTAATCCTTTGCCAACCGGCGGAATTTCAGTCTCGATTCCAAAAGCAAAAAGAAAATTCAGATTATGCTTGGATTGGATTTTCATTCCCTGGAATGGATATGGGAAAGGATGGATTGGAACCTGGTTTGAAGCCTTTCGAACGAATCAAACCAGTATTTTCCAATCAGGAGTATAGTTCTGTTTTGTATGCTTTTTTTGAGTTTTGTGACCTAAAGGGAATCGATACAATTTACTGCGAAGAACCGACATTAGGTGAAGGGAGAGAAGCACTCCTCAACCGATTGGAGAAGGCTTCTCAATTGGAATGA
- a CDS encoding glycosyl hydrolase family 18 protein: protein MSESQSPNPQKHPLSNVAKYSLLFTSWFFLSAISFYLGMNLMQNSGSTLVLKDLPKTGNTNPSVVEASTPSLGTPSEMETSDQTESKPTTSVEEEVMETPNFLPDENVSFRSSAWSTDWTAMKKTVHLYNEIHPFIYTMKGGLSNNGELISSWSSSSRKERVQELRALNPKVKIIPTIFRWENPKEKIQENIGMGGRNDIRDHHIQVIVNEILTYGYDGIDIDYEGMSCDKKEKFEEFFAQLAKEVHKKGKLISVAVHPKTPAEKSKRKELHCRGLSKPIQLDFRENWRGPTTHDYEFLAKHADRVKIMAYELHPRKYHNPGPGPQAPNVWLKDIITYAKKRVPTHKLYMAIPTYGYDWALNCKASAKAIYHSDAQRIKAGVHKNRQPTDINRILNEENKVASWKNLSKFSDIHKNRAYEDPSLWYTSGGCDRVAFYMNRRAFEEKMNLLRKYDLGGFSFWQLVTDNDPEINVYLSKLVQGKIPPVEKAKEEEEPKEETTIQNLESKETLKVSDSKSKQKSNSKTKQF from the coding sequence ATGTCTGAATCACAATCCCCTAATCCCCAAAAACACCCTCTTTCGAATGTGGCGAAATATTCGTTATTATTTACCTCTTGGTTCTTTTTATCCGCCATTTCGTTTTATTTGGGAATGAATCTCATGCAAAATTCGGGATCCACTTTGGTGTTAAAAGACCTTCCTAAAACTGGGAATACAAACCCAAGTGTTGTAGAAGCATCTACACCATCACTTGGAACTCCATCTGAAATGGAGACTTCGGACCAAACGGAATCCAAACCAACAACGTCTGTCGAAGAAGAAGTGATGGAAACCCCAAACTTTTTACCGGATGAGAATGTGAGTTTCAGATCTTCTGCTTGGTCAACCGATTGGACAGCGATGAAAAAGACAGTCCATTTGTACAATGAAATCCATCCGTTTATCTATACCATGAAAGGCGGTCTTTCGAATAATGGGGAACTTATTTCCAGTTGGTCATCTTCTTCCAGAAAGGAACGAGTCCAAGAGCTACGTGCACTGAATCCAAAAGTGAAAATCATCCCTACGATCTTTCGCTGGGAAAATCCAAAAGAAAAAATCCAAGAAAATATTGGAATGGGTGGGCGAAATGATATCCGTGACCACCACATCCAAGTGATTGTGAATGAAATTTTGACCTATGGATATGATGGAATTGACATTGATTATGAAGGTATGTCCTGCGATAAAAAAGAAAAGTTTGAAGAATTTTTTGCCCAACTTGCTAAGGAAGTGCATAAAAAGGGAAAACTGATTTCTGTGGCAGTCCATCCCAAAACCCCAGCCGAAAAATCGAAAAGGAAAGAACTACATTGCCGTGGTCTTTCAAAACCCATCCAATTGGATTTTCGGGAAAATTGGAGAGGGCCAACGACTCATGATTATGAATTCCTAGCCAAACATGCTGACCGTGTAAAAATCATGGCGTATGAACTTCACCCAAGAAAGTACCATAACCCAGGCCCTGGTCCACAAGCACCAAATGTTTGGTTGAAAGACATCATTACCTATGCCAAAAAAAGAGTTCCTACACATAAACTCTATATGGCAATTCCTACATATGGTTATGACTGGGCTCTTAATTGTAAGGCATCCGCAAAAGCCATTTACCATTCTGATGCGCAAAGGATCAAAGCAGGCGTACATAAAAATCGTCAGCCTACAGATATCAATCGTATCTTAAATGAAGAAAACAAAGTTGCCAGTTGGAAAAACCTATCTAAGTTTTCTGACATCCATAAAAACAGAGCTTATGAAGACCCTTCTTTATGGTATACCAGTGGTGGTTGTGACCGTGTTGCGTTTTATATGAACAGACGTGCTTTTGAAGAGAAAATGAATCTCCTTCGTAAATATGACTTAGGTGGTTTTTCTTTTTGGCAACTTGTCACAGACAATGACCCTGAGATTAATGTTTACCTCAGTAAACTTGTCCAAGGGAAAATTCCTCCCGTAGAAAAAGCAAAAGAGGAAGAAGAACCAAAAGAAGAAACAACGATTCAAAATTTAGAGTCAAAAGAAACGCTGAAAGTTTCTGATTCGAAATCAAAACAAAAATCCAATTCAAAAACCAAACAGTTCTAA
- a CDS encoding cation diffusion facilitator family transporter, whose amino-acid sequence MTNQRPKRKKLIFYLSLSGLLSIMIFFIEWVGSKESGSLALFADAGHIFADIFAHIISLFALLIASKKPNAKYPFGFHRFEVIAAFLNGLLLIAISIFILYESYMRYYGNVDVEADTMLVYSLIGFGINLISAGLLVGVSKTSLNLKSAYLHVLSDLLGTMAVIFGALLIRFTGVKQVDSILSILLGLFILKTSYGIVKESIQILIEADTSEFDKEHLLAHIKVLNGIQSVPKIIVRKLTSGVFSVEIQVAVGENANRDKITFEIHKVLKEEFGVPFVSVEIISKDLIAKLDSFAIRESEREFGHHGHEHGHAHDHKGKHSHNHSH is encoded by the coding sequence ATGACTAATCAACGTCCCAAACGTAAAAAACTGATCTTTTACTTAAGTCTTTCGGGACTACTTTCCATTATGATATTTTTTATCGAATGGGTGGGTTCCAAAGAAAGTGGAAGCCTTGCTTTGTTTGCCGATGCAGGGCATATCTTTGCAGATATTTTTGCACATATCATATCACTTTTTGCCCTTCTCATTGCCTCCAAAAAACCAAATGCAAAATACCCTTTTGGGTTCCATCGATTTGAAGTGATCGCTGCTTTCTTAAACGGACTGCTACTGATTGCCATCTCAATTTTTATATTATATGAAAGTTACATGCGTTATTATGGAAATGTCGATGTAGAAGCGGACACCATGCTTGTGTATTCCCTGATTGGTTTTGGAATCAATTTGATTTCAGCAGGCCTTCTTGTGGGAGTGAGTAAAACAAGCCTCAATTTAAAATCAGCGTATTTGCATGTCCTCAGTGATTTACTAGGAACGATGGCAGTAATTTTTGGAGCTCTTCTCATTCGATTTACAGGTGTCAAACAAGTCGACAGTATCCTCAGTATCTTGCTTGGACTTTTTATCTTAAAAACATCTTACGGAATTGTAAAAGAATCTATCCAAATTCTCATTGAAGCTGATACCAGTGAGTTTGACAAAGAACATTTACTCGCACATATCAAAGTTTTGAATGGAATCCAATCAGTTCCAAAAATTATCGTTCGCAAACTAACATCAGGTGTATTTTCTGTGGAAATCCAAGTGGCAGTTGGCGAAAATGCAAATAGGGACAAAATCACATTCGAAATCCATAAAGTATTAAAAGAAGAATTTGGAGTTCCATTTGTTTCCGTAGAGATCATTTCCAAAGACCTAATTGCAAAATTGGATTCTTTTGCCATCCGTGAATCCGAACGCGAGTTTGGGCACCATGGACATGAACATGGTCATGCCCATGACCACAAAGGAAAACATTCCCACAACCATTCCCATTGA
- a CDS encoding acyl-CoA dehydrogenase: MKETNDPSPYHLFSKWGESDSIYPKGFLGNPEVPHPTKFYRSWKPFLYSTGFYDFILGKESYYEFQRKLSSLAEEKFGVSLALSCMVEVNVAGGILKASKFHEPGSHFLWNAFFGQDPILILAAGVSEPGFEGKLKKLQSSVKDDKLTGIKSFITNGGEADFIFWVTKIEENYPVYFVSNPKAFDHPNIREKKIFHTDFTPQVSHLRIELNEFPVAPENLLVHNYGELGMELRLKELCSLVSLLIGKTKSLSVLHEGIYLERKLLVDWQKQFLENFKGNPTKELLLEGVPFPISPLIQEVTNHFGLKSPEDLKSIDPDWQLFLWEDHLTKYLLQKKKRNTPNELNRKS; the protein is encoded by the coding sequence GTGAAAGAGACAAACGATCCTTCGCCTTATCATTTGTTTTCCAAATGGGGTGAATCTGATTCGATTTACCCAAAGGGTTTTTTAGGAAACCCAGAAGTCCCTCATCCCACAAAGTTTTATCGCAGTTGGAAACCATTTTTATATTCTACGGGCTTTTATGATTTTATTTTAGGAAAAGAGTCATATTATGAGTTTCAAAGAAAACTATCGTCCTTAGCCGAAGAAAAATTCGGTGTTTCCTTAGCACTTTCTTGTATGGTGGAAGTGAATGTGGCGGGAGGAATTTTGAAAGCTTCAAAGTTCCATGAACCCGGCTCCCATTTTTTATGGAATGCATTTTTTGGACAAGACCCTATCCTCATTCTCGCGGCTGGTGTGAGCGAACCAGGGTTTGAAGGAAAATTAAAAAAACTCCAATCGAGCGTCAAAGATGATAAGTTAACAGGGATTAAATCTTTTATCACCAATGGAGGGGAAGCAGATTTCATTTTTTGGGTCACAAAAATAGAAGAAAACTATCCCGTATATTTTGTTTCCAATCCTAAGGCATTCGATCACCCAAACATTCGTGAGAAAAAAATCTTTCATACGGATTTTACACCACAAGTGAGTCACTTACGAATCGAACTGAATGAATTTCCTGTTGCACCAGAGAATCTCCTGGTTCACAATTATGGAGAATTGGGAATGGAACTCCGTTTAAAAGAGTTGTGTTCCCTTGTTTCTTTACTCATTGGTAAAACAAAATCTCTCAGTGTTTTGCATGAAGGAATTTACTTAGAACGGAAATTATTGGTAGATTGGCAAAAACAGTTTTTAGAAAATTTTAAGGGTAATCCCACCAAAGAATTGTTACTCGAAGGTGTTCCTTTTCCCATTTCACCGCTCATCCAAGAAGTGACAAATCACTTCGGACTGAAATCTCCAGAGGATTTAAAATCAATCGATCCTGACTGGCAATTATTCCTCTGGGAAGATCATTTGACTAAATACTTACTGCAAAAGAAAAAACGGAACACTCCAAACGAATTGAATCGCAAATCCTAA
- a CDS encoding S49 family peptidase, protein MPPVFEDSYKSFFVKKLQGKEETITRLELLVLLKTIEKNPKIKTVDISLPPLEWTLSEFYEIRNELKNIREAGKTIRMFAKEGGLGSLLLLTAASEIYLAPESEFMILLPSAEPMFFGKFLKTWGIEVQAFASGPYKSFAESFTRGEFSKEARKNLETLVIDLRTVILTALTNGNQNLEPLFYRPMLSAEELLTEGVVQGIKTETEFFSSDRKLFSPSYPTLYQKIKEFSLFPKRKQEVVILPIDGGITGGDYLHKNRENGKIEAFSLIPTLKALGEDKKIKAVILEISSPGGSAFYSEQIHQEILELKKSKLVTAYFKDTVASGGYYIATAADYITASPVCITGSIGAVSIRANLQKLYKKFHLNKEAVGFYPFRDIHSEFQPLSKQSVKYLESQIKKIEALFYKRVSEGRKIPISELPKIGMGRVYLPTTENQIVDSLGGLLDAISFVKEKLGGKAIYLTEELPSYNLKNKIPLLGGLLSELQLLESLGEVSLLSHTKLRWKNR, encoded by the coding sequence ATGCCCCCAGTCTTTGAAGATTCTTACAAATCCTTTTTTGTCAAAAAACTCCAAGGCAAAGAAGAAACGATCACTCGTCTTGAACTCCTTGTTTTACTCAAAACCATTGAGAAAAATCCCAAGATCAAAACAGTCGATATCAGTTTACCTCCCTTAGAATGGACGTTATCGGAATTTTATGAGATCAGAAATGAACTAAAAAACATACGAGAAGCAGGGAAAACCATTCGGATGTTTGCCAAAGAAGGGGGACTAGGAAGTTTACTATTACTCACGGCTGCCAGTGAAATTTACCTTGCTCCGGAATCCGAATTTATGATTTTACTCCCTAGCGCCGAACCCATGTTTTTTGGTAAGTTTCTTAAAACATGGGGGATTGAGGTACAAGCCTTTGCCTCTGGCCCATATAAATCCTTTGCCGAAAGTTTCACTCGTGGAGAATTCTCAAAAGAAGCGAGAAAAAATTTAGAAACACTCGTGATTGACCTTCGGACAGTGATCCTTACTGCGCTAACCAATGGAAATCAAAACTTAGAACCACTCTTTTACAGACCAATGTTATCTGCTGAGGAATTACTAACCGAAGGTGTGGTACAAGGCATTAAAACTGAAACCGAATTTTTTTCCTCTGATCGAAAACTCTTTTCACCGTCATACCCAACTCTTTACCAAAAGATCAAAGAATTTTCACTATTTCCCAAACGCAAACAAGAAGTGGTCATCCTTCCCATCGATGGTGGGATTACTGGTGGGGATTACCTGCATAAAAATAGAGAAAACGGGAAAATTGAAGCTTTCTCGCTCATTCCCACCTTAAAGGCATTAGGTGAAGATAAAAAAATTAAAGCTGTCATCTTAGAAATTTCTTCTCCAGGTGGCTCAGCCTTTTATTCCGAACAAATCCACCAAGAAATTTTGGAATTAAAAAAATCAAAATTGGTCACAGCTTATTTTAAAGACACTGTCGCAAGTGGTGGGTATTATATTGCCACTGCGGCTGATTATATCACAGCATCCCCTGTTTGCATCACAGGATCAATTGGTGCCGTTAGCATCCGAGCAAACTTACAAAAACTTTATAAAAAATTCCATTTGAATAAAGAAGCAGTTGGTTTTTATCCCTTTCGGGACATCCATTCCGAGTTCCAGCCCCTCTCCAAACAAAGTGTCAAGTATTTAGAATCCCAAATCAAAAAGATTGAGGCTTTGTTTTATAAACGAGTGTCCGAAGGCCGAAAAATCCCTATATCGGAACTTCCTAAAATTGGAATGGGACGCGTATATTTACCAACAACAGAAAATCAAATTGTTGATTCTCTTGGTGGACTTCTCGATGCCATAAGCTTTGTCAAAGAGAAATTAGGTGGAAAAGCCATTTACTTAACGGAAGAACTCCCATCTTACAATCTCAAAAATAAGATCCCCCTCCTTGGTGGACTTTTATCCGAGTTACAATTATTGGAATCGTTAGGGGAAGTATCCCTTCTCTCCCACACCAAACTTCGGTGGAAAAATAGATAG